Proteins from one Paraburkholderia sp. BL10I2N1 genomic window:
- a CDS encoding YceI family protein: MLIAAGVVASTLSFGAFAADTYQLDPNHTFPSFEADHFGGLSVWRGKFTKTSGTVTLDRAAKTGTVDVTIDPASIQTGNTKLDDHLRSDTFFDVTKFPAATYRGTEIKFDGDKPVEVVGALTIRGVTKPVNLKIESFKCMQHPVLKREVCGVEASTSFDRSAFGMDFGKSYGFSMDTKLHIQSEGIKQ; encoded by the coding sequence CTGCTCATCGCCGCAGGCGTAGTGGCCTCGACGCTCTCGTTCGGCGCGTTTGCCGCCGATACCTATCAACTCGACCCGAACCACACGTTCCCGAGCTTCGAGGCCGATCACTTCGGCGGCCTGTCGGTGTGGCGCGGCAAGTTCACGAAGACCTCGGGCACGGTCACGCTCGATCGCGCCGCGAAGACGGGCACCGTCGACGTCACGATCGATCCGGCATCGATCCAGACAGGGAACACGAAGCTCGACGATCACCTGAGGTCGGACACGTTTTTCGACGTCACGAAATTCCCGGCGGCGACCTATAGGGGCACCGAAATCAAGTTCGACGGCGACAAGCCTGTCGAAGTGGTCGGCGCCCTGACGATTCGCGGTGTGACGAAGCCGGTGAACCTGAAGATCGAATCGTTCAAGTGCATGCAGCATCCGGTGTTGAAGCGCGAAGTGTGCGGTGTGGAAGCAAGCACGTCATTCGACCGTTCAGCCTTTGGCATGGACTTCGGAAAGTCGTACGGCTTCAGCATGGACACGAAGCTTCATATCCAGTCGGAAGGCATCAAGCAGTAA
- a CDS encoding YceI family protein — MKVSFHRALLAAFTAVTLTAAGSAFAQVDLAKSTITATSKQMNVPVEGKFNKFTAQVAFDPAKPTEGNAQFSVDVGSYDLGDESYNSEVRGKDWFDAKTYPNATFASSAIAPAGGNQFKVTGKLTIKGKSQTVVVPVTVTQQGATQSFDGALPIKRLQFDIGLGEWKDTSVVADEVAIKFHIIAAHK; from the coding sequence ATGAAGGTTTCGTTTCACCGCGCCCTGCTCGCCGCCTTCACGGCCGTGACGCTGACCGCCGCAGGCAGCGCGTTCGCCCAGGTCGATCTCGCGAAGAGCACCATCACTGCGACGTCGAAGCAGATGAACGTGCCGGTCGAGGGCAAGTTCAACAAGTTCACCGCGCAGGTTGCGTTCGATCCGGCCAAACCGACCGAAGGCAATGCGCAGTTCTCGGTCGACGTCGGCAGCTATGACCTCGGCGACGAAAGCTACAACAGCGAAGTGCGCGGCAAGGACTGGTTCGACGCGAAGACGTATCCGAACGCCACGTTCGCATCGAGCGCAATCGCGCCGGCCGGCGGCAACCAGTTCAAGGTGACCGGCAAGTTGACGATCAAGGGCAAGTCGCAGACGGTCGTCGTGCCGGTGACGGTCACGCAGCAGGGCGCCACACAGAGCTTTGACGGCGCACTGCCGATCAAACGCCTGCAGTTCGATATCGGGCTGGGCGAATGGAAAGACACGTCGGTCGTCGCCGACGAGGTGGCTATCAAGTTTCACATCATTGCTGCACACAAGTAG
- a CDS encoding cytochrome b, translating into MATRPSLAGPDSYSRTAIAFHWLIALLIVCGFALGWVMTDIPGFTPTKLRYFSWHKWIGVTVFGLAVLRILWRTTHAAPPLPRDMSAWQRAAAQLVHVLLYVLMIAIPASGYLYSSASNIPVVYLGLVRLPMLISPDPHLKAVLKVVHVTLNYGLLALVVLHVAAAIKHQWVDRDGLLSRMIPFIK; encoded by the coding sequence ATGGCAACTCGTCCTTCGCTAGCCGGCCCCGATTCGTACTCGCGGACCGCGATCGCGTTTCACTGGCTGATCGCCTTGCTGATCGTTTGCGGCTTTGCGCTTGGCTGGGTGATGACCGACATTCCGGGCTTCACGCCCACCAAGCTGCGCTATTTTTCCTGGCACAAGTGGATCGGCGTTACCGTGTTCGGACTGGCCGTGCTGCGCATCCTCTGGCGCACGACCCACGCGGCGCCGCCGCTGCCGCGCGACATGAGCGCCTGGCAACGGGCGGCAGCGCAGCTCGTCCACGTGCTGCTCTATGTGCTGATGATCGCGATTCCGGCCTCCGGCTATCTGTACAGCTCGGCGTCCAACATTCCGGTGGTCTATCTTGGGCTCGTGCGCCTGCCGATGCTGATCTCACCCGATCCGCATCTGAAGGCCGTGCTCAAGGTCGTCCACGTGACCCTGAACTATGGACTTCTCGCGCTGGTCGTGCTGCATGTCGCGGCGGCCATCAAGCATCAATGGGTGGATCGCGACGGCCTGCTGTCGCGCATGATCCCTTTCATCAAATAA